A segment of the Vibrio sp. 16 genome:
CAAACAGTACCTCACCATTGATGCGTCAGATATGAGCAAACCGATTGTCGAAAAATATGGTTTTCAACTTGTGACGAGCACAACTGGTTACGAGTTTAATGTGGAGTAGTGGATATGGACGCTATTGAAGCTAATGTCGAACTGGAAGCGGCGCTCCTTGATTATGCGACCGAATGTTGTGATTCCGGCATTGAGATGTACCAACGGGCAATCGCTGATCCAAAAGGGTATTTAGCCAGTCTTGTCGCGCGAAAAAGTGCAGATTGCGCCGAACTCCCAGAGGGTTGGCTCCCTAGCACCACATATTATTGCGTTGAACACGGTCGAGTATTGGGAGCCATTCGTGTGCGCGCCGGTACGAATGACTGGGTCGAAAACGTTATTGGCCATATCGGCTATGAAACACGGCCATCCGCACGTGGGAAAGGGGTAGCAAGATTTCTTCTCGCTTGGGTGGTAAAAAATGCGATTGAAAGCCGAGCCATCGTGACCTGCAACGTGGCGAATCTTGCTTCTCGCCGCGTGATTGAATCTTGTGGTGGAGAGTTTTTGGGTGAGTTTGATGGCGGCAGTGAAGGACGCGTGCGTCGCTATGCGTTTTATCGAAACTGAGACAGTATGCATTGATGGTGAAAGAGGCGATCTTGGTCTCAGATACATGCCATCTTAGATGTTAGGGTAGTACACATAGTAACCAGTTTATTCGGCAGAAATCAGCATTTTGCTATCACAACGAAAGGGGTAACTATGTTAGGTGAAGATCATTCATTACTCAGTGAGTTTCCAGAATTTAAGGAGACAATCCTTGCTCTAGCGAAAACAGACGATGTGTTTTTAACCGACATGAAAGCGTATGACGGGCTAGATAAGGAGATAAGAACGTTAGAGTTGAGAGACTCTCCGATCAGCGATGAAGAAATGCATCAAATGAAACACGATAGGGCGATGCAAAAAGATAATCTTCACCAGCGTATTCTTAAAGCTCATCAGTAGCGACATGATTGAAGAAAAAAGAGCGATTCGTCGCTCTTTTTTTGTGGTTGATAGCGAAACGTGAACATTCAATTGAGGTGTCGCCCAGTTCACTGTTTTCCGGTTTGCGCTCGTGCTAGCATCGAACCTTGATTTCGACTTAAGGTACAAACATGTCATCAGATCGTTACGGAACCAGCGCAAGTTACAAGCGCCAAGAAGCGGGTTACAGAGAAAAAGCGTTAAAGCTCTATCCTTGGGTATGTGGGAGTTGTGCAAGAGAGTTTGTTTACTCAAATCTGCGCGAGCTCACCGTTCATCATAAAGATCATGACCACACCAATAATCCAGAAGATGGCAGCAACTGGGAGCTATTGTGCCTATATTGTCACGATCATGAGCACAGTAAATACCTAGAACATGAACGCTATGGCAGTGAAGTAAAGCCGGGTGAAGATGAGCACCAAGGAGCGACGTACAACCCATTTGCGGATTTAGCCAACATGCTCAAAAAGTGATGATTGAGCAACCAACGTCAATCCTATGAGGTTGGTGCTCAACATTGTCGCTGTAGAAGACTCAAACAAGCCTCTTCGACTTCCTTTCGTGCTAGCGTTTTGCCAACCCTTTGCTGTGCAAGTAAGGCAGAATATGAGGGCGAGACTCGCCCGCTAATTTTCCTGTGACTTCCTGTGACCAAGTACTTTGCTTCTGATTG
Coding sequences within it:
- a CDS encoding GNAT family N-acetyltransferase, whose translation is MDAIEANVELEAALLDYATECCDSGIEMYQRAIADPKGYLASLVARKSADCAELPEGWLPSTTYYCVEHGRVLGAIRVRAGTNDWVENVIGHIGYETRPSARGKGVARFLLAWVVKNAIESRAIVTCNVANLASRRVIESCGGEFLGEFDGGSEGRVRRYAFYRN
- a CDS encoding YdcH family protein, translated to MLGEDHSLLSEFPEFKETILALAKTDDVFLTDMKAYDGLDKEIRTLELRDSPISDEEMHQMKHDRAMQKDNLHQRILKAHQ
- a CDS encoding YajD family HNH nuclease encodes the protein MSSDRYGTSASYKRQEAGYREKALKLYPWVCGSCAREFVYSNLRELTVHHKDHDHTNNPEDGSNWELLCLYCHDHEHSKYLEHERYGSEVKPGEDEHQGATYNPFADLANMLKK